AGCCACGAGGATGGCGTTCACCACCCAGTAACGTGCTGTCCACGAGAAGAAAGTCGCTCCGAATGTTTTTAGCCAGAAGGAGAACGGCATATTTCTTAATTCGTGGGAATTCCGGATAATATCGGTTCCGGCCTCGTTGGCATCATGACGCCATTTGCGGAGAATGCGCCACCGGAATAATTTCATGATCAGCCATTTCAAGCCCCGAGGATTCTTGAATAACCCGTAGCTTAACACGAGAAGGTAGGCAAGTTTCACGCTATACCCGATAACGGCCACGAGAATTAACCCGTCGGCCACTGCTTTCGTGGTATCCGGCATTTCCCACAGTGCCTGATGGTTGACGAACAGCAGTATGAGTGGAAACATGATGATGAAGTACAATTCGTCAAGAAAGGAGGTTGCCATGACCATGGCGGAACTTTTCCCGACTCCGATTCCTTCTTTATGCACGAAAAGGATCGCCAGGCTGGTTCCCCCGATGGCGGAGGGAGTTACGGCCGAGGTGAATTCCCAGAGGAATATGACCCGGATGGACTGAATCCAGTTTAGTTTCCCGCCGGACAGTATTTTGATCCGGATAATATACCCGAAATCCCGGATGGCCATACACAGGACGGCAACGAATAACCAGAACACGGTGTTCCATGTAAAGGTGATCATGTCAAATGCTTTGGGATCGAATTCTTTATATAACATGTAAGAGACCACGGCCAACCCGATAATGATGGGGTATATGATTTTATACGGGCTGATTTTTTTTGTCAGTTTCTGGTTCTCTTCTTGGCGCTCCTGTTCCATAAACTCTGGTTTTTATTTGTGGCTAATTTACGAAAAAAAGGACAACGTGTTAAACTCGTTGTCCTTTTTTTCAGGAAAGAGTGGTTAATTAGGCTACGATGATTTTTTCACGACGGGAGAGATTTTCGTGGTATCGTTTACTTACAGCCCGGTGAATGAAGTACATGTAAGGTAGTCCCAAGTTGGTTTCGAGAAGGGAGTTAACCACGATGGTCATGAAACTTGGGTTACGGATTCCCGTGACCAGTAGTACGAATTCCCATGCGAATTGTACTAGAATCCCGA
The window above is part of the Butyricimonas paravirosa genome. Proteins encoded here:
- a CDS encoding YbhN family protein is translated as MEQERQEENQKLTKKISPYKIIYPIIIGLAVVSYMLYKEFDPKAFDMITFTWNTVFWLFVAVLCMAIRDFGYIIRIKILSGGKLNWIQSIRVIFLWEFTSAVTPSAIGGTSLAILFVHKEGIGVGKSSAMVMATSFLDELYFIIMFPLILLFVNHQALWEMPDTTKAVADGLILVAVIGYSVKLAYLLVLSYGLFKNPRGLKWLIMKLFRWRILRKWRHDANEAGTDIIRNSHELRNMPFSFWLKTFGATFFSWTARYWVVNAILVAFWFGRYDWAQHFLIFARQLVMWIMMLVSPTPGGSGFAEFVFSKYLGEFLPSAGVAIAMAILWRLISYYPYLFIGAFIVPKWIARSFGKTSKKTKTNN